A region from the Fusobacterium varium genome encodes:
- the topB gene encoding DNA topoisomerase III, translated as MEKILIIAEKSSLAMAVVQALKVFNKQNGYYENDKYIVSWAKGHLFELYDVEKYLGVDKMAWKDTKLPFIPQDFKFGLKNDEEIKRRYKILKELVNREDVKEIVNCGDAEREGQIIIDLIIANIGTNKPVKRLWLPEQTEETIKKQVNNLPDNSKYKNLHDEGLARAYMDWLLGINLTRHLTLQSGTLLRAGRVLIPIVKLIYDREMTIRNFKPENYYQVESPLKIGDIDLLLSINDKKFNENEEEAAKKFAADLNKNKAVVSGIENKEVKKYPGKLFSLSKLQSFLSKNHKMNFTTSMKIIQSLYMKGYITYPRTNTERLAENEKDKVKEILNKLPEELDLEFKDTKKIFDSSKVESHSAITITTKIPDIEKDLTDEKEKTVYKAVFNRFISNFLKEDTIIDQVIVTLKVADEIFEFKGETVKQEGYLKYEPEKIENNLPELKEGDTFKTDFKAVKKKTNPPAKITEGDMSLYLENPFRTEKMTEDEEYKLILEGVEIGTAATRTVTIANAIENKYISLKGSNFSLEPLGEKLIEILDKLNINLYKDKTVEFSKILKKVYKGETQIDDLVEMTKKELEEIIKTDIEIEKINRNDLKEELGECPMCKTGKIYENKTKEGNKTFYNCSNKDCKFFMWEDTKHYNDPIKVTKAKLKSLLAGKKAAFKFVSKKDGKEYEMYLKLKINGTYVNFEKDGFVNKKKK; from the coding sequence ATGGAAAAAATCTTAATTATAGCAGAAAAATCAAGTTTGGCTATGGCAGTAGTTCAAGCATTGAAAGTATTTAATAAGCAAAATGGATACTATGAGAACGATAAATATATTGTTTCTTGGGCAAAAGGGCATTTGTTTGAGCTTTACGACGTAGAAAAATATTTAGGAGTGGATAAAATGGCTTGGAAAGATACCAAGCTTCCTTTCATTCCACAAGATTTTAAATTTGGATTAAAAAATGATGAAGAAATAAAAAGAAGATATAAGATTTTAAAGGAATTGGTAAATAGAGAAGATGTGAAGGAGATAGTTAACTGTGGTGATGCGGAGAGGGAGGGGCAAATAATAATAGATCTTATTATTGCTAACATAGGAACAAATAAGCCTGTGAAAAGACTATGGTTGCCAGAGCAAACAGAAGAAACCATAAAAAAACAGGTAAATAATTTACCTGATAATAGCAAATACAAAAATTTACATGATGAAGGTTTAGCTAGAGCATATATGGACTGGCTTTTAGGGATTAATTTAACAAGGCATTTAACATTACAATCTGGTACTTTATTAAGAGCAGGAAGGGTATTAATACCTATTGTGAAACTTATTTATGATAGGGAAATGACAATTAGGAATTTTAAACCTGAAAATTACTACCAGGTAGAAAGTCCTTTAAAAATAGGAGATATAGACTTACTTCTTTCTATAAATGATAAAAAGTTCAATGAAAATGAAGAGGAAGCAGCGAAAAAGTTTGCTGCTGATCTGAATAAAAATAAAGCTGTAGTATCAGGAATAGAAAATAAAGAAGTAAAAAAATATCCAGGTAAACTATTTTCTTTATCTAAGCTACAAAGTTTTTTATCAAAAAATCATAAAATGAATTTTACAACTTCAATGAAAATTATTCAATCTCTTTATATGAAAGGGTATATTACATACCCAAGAACTAATACAGAACGTCTAGCAGAGAATGAGAAGGACAAGGTAAAAGAAATATTAAATAAACTTCCTGAAGAACTTGACCTTGAATTTAAAGATACTAAGAAAATTTTTGATTCTTCTAAGGTTGAAAGTCACTCGGCTATTACTATAACAACGAAAATTCCTGATATAGAAAAAGACTTGACTGATGAAAAAGAAAAAACTGTTTATAAAGCTGTATTTAATAGGTTTATAAGTAATTTTCTTAAAGAAGATACAATAATAGATCAGGTTATTGTTACATTAAAAGTAGCAGATGAAATATTTGAATTTAAAGGGGAAACGGTAAAACAAGAAGGGTACTTGAAATATGAACCAGAAAAAATAGAAAATAATCTTCCTGAATTAAAAGAAGGAGACACTTTCAAGACTGATTTTAAAGCAGTAAAGAAAAAAACAAATCCTCCAGCAAAAATAACAGAGGGCGATATGTCTTTGTATTTAGAAAATCCATTCAGAACAGAGAAAATGACAGAAGATGAAGAGTATAAGTTGATATTAGAAGGAGTAGAAATAGGAACAGCAGCAACAAGAACAGTAACTATAGCAAATGCTATAGAAAATAAGTATATATCGCTAAAAGGGTCTAATTTCTCTTTAGAACCTTTAGGGGAAAAGTTGATAGAAATACTTGATAAGCTGAATATAAACCTGTATAAAGACAAAACTGTAGAGTTTAGTAAGATTTTAAAGAAAGTCTATAAAGGAGAAACACAAATAGATGATTTAGTTGAAATGACTAAAAAAGAACTGGAAGAAATAATAAAAACAGATATAGAAATAGAAAAAATAAATAGAAATGATCTTAAAGAAGAATTAGGAGAATGTCCTATGTGTAAAACAGGGAAAATTTATGAAAATAAGACAAAAGAGGGAAATAAGACATTCTATAATTGTTCCAATAAAGACTGCAAGTTTTTTATGTGGGAAGATACAAAACACTATAATGACCCAATAAAAGTAACTAAAGCAAAGCTAAAATCATTATTAGCTGGTAAAAAAGCAGCTTTCAAATTTGTAAGCAAAAAAGATGGTAAAGAATATGAAATGTACCTAAAATTAAAGATTAATGGAACATATGTTAATTTTGAAAAAGATGGTTTTGTTAATAAAAAGAAAAAGTAA
- the pld gene encoding phospholipase D, giving the protein MYNEPKVELKLNDYTQMKMGKKIGDNIISSIDRAENYIYIISPYISASLIKKLHNVKKFKPNLDIKLLFADKKDFLNDETYQNLFSELIRYQWKEDIDKKNKNMETIKLLKNKITDSYIFMGIFFVLFSCIYYFFKTIPKFLIPSYYLVVPLFFICFFFFSNKISSYKKKILLIQSEKTVIPEFIKFLDFKFVKHYDNDDKVSTLHFPHVKLFLMDFKTNNGKIIKKAFWGSANFTHSGLNENFESIVETIDHNLVLPLQNFFDDMYALDFPLHHDYLIADYLFKKRLLKPSSFKD; this is encoded by the coding sequence ATGTACAATGAACCAAAAGTAGAATTAAAATTAAATGACTATACTCAAATGAAGATGGGGAAAAAAATTGGTGATAATATAATTTCTTCTATTGATAGAGCTGAAAATTATATATATATCATTTCTCCATATATTTCTGCTTCACTTATAAAAAAACTTCATAATGTAAAAAAATTTAAACCTAATCTTGATATAAAATTACTTTTTGCTGATAAAAAAGACTTTTTAAATGATGAAACCTATCAAAATCTCTTTTCTGAACTAATACGTTATCAGTGGAAAGAGGATATAGATAAAAAAAATAAGAATATGGAAACTATCAAATTACTTAAAAACAAAATTACAGATTCATATATTTTCATGGGAATTTTCTTTGTTCTTTTTAGTTGTATTTACTATTTTTTTAAAACTATTCCTAAATTTTTAATTCCATCATACTACTTAGTAGTACCTTTATTTTTTATTTGCTTTTTCTTCTTTAGTAATAAAATATCATCTTATAAGAAAAAGATTTTATTAATTCAAAGTGAAAAGACTGTTATTCCTGAATTCATTAAATTTCTTGATTTTAAATTTGTAAAACATTATGATAATGATGACAAAGTTTCTACCTTACATTTCCCACATGTCAAATTATTTTTGATGGATTTTAAAACTAATAATGGTAAAATTATAAAAAAAGCTTTTTGGGGTTCTGCTAATTTTACTCATTCTGGACTAAATGAAAATTTTGAGTCCATAGTTGAAACTATAGATCACAATTTAGTCTTGCCTTTACAAAATTTCTTTGATGACATGTATGCTCTTGACTTTCCATTACATCATGATTATCTAATAGCTGATTATTTATTTAAAAAAAGACTTTTAAAGCCATCTTCTTTTAAAGACTAA
- the trbJ gene encoding conjugal transfer protein TrbJ, translating into MKRKFCLIGLFIVLSISSFALFGGGSNGPMGKILAIIERMETNQIAMKIDQLKQLEADLRNMANLGTELTTGQLQQLQNGLKFVMDTQYAVQSQINDYKNFQNQFKNVYNDFVDFKNLSPEDYILQADRLLNNTKNIMQDGMKMVGLANPEKIGNDAQRVRAIMSAANSAEGQQQVLQATATMAGHQIEVLSELKVLMAHSLKVQSAAIMEEVQKEALNKAHEEALHNPNKELKQVYSEIGHEIGKW; encoded by the coding sequence ATGAAAAGAAAATTTTGTTTAATTGGGTTATTTATAGTTCTGTCTATTAGTTCATTTGCATTGTTTGGTGGTGGAAGTAATGGACCAATGGGTAAGATATTAGCAATAATAGAAAGAATGGAAACAAACCAAATAGCCATGAAAATAGACCAGTTAAAACAGCTTGAAGCTGATTTAAGAAACATGGCTAATCTAGGAACTGAATTAACTACAGGGCAGCTACAGCAATTACAAAATGGTTTAAAATTTGTAATGGATACTCAATATGCAGTACAGAGCCAGATAAATGATTATAAGAACTTTCAGAACCAATTTAAGAATGTCTATAATGACTTTGTGGACTTTAAAAATCTATCTCCTGAAGATTACATTCTTCAAGCAGATAGATTATTGAATAATACTAAAAATATTATGCAAGATGGAATGAAAATGGTAGGACTTGCAAATCCTGAAAAAATAGGAAATGACGCTCAAAGGGTAAGAGCGATAATGAGTGCTGCAAATAGTGCAGAAGGACAACAGCAAGTATTACAAGCTACAGCAACAATGGCAGGACATCAAATTGAGGTATTATCAGAACTAAAGGTACTCATGGCTCACTCACTAAAAGTACAGAGTGCAGCTATAATGGAAGAAGTACAGAAAGAAGCATTAAATAAAGCACATGAAGAAGCATTGCATAATCCAAATAAAGAATTGAAGCAAGTATACAGTGAAATAGGTCATGAGATAGGAAAGTGGTAA
- the trbL gene encoding conjugal transfer protein TrbL yields the protein MTLNPINSYYLTDILRNFLKYIVVIPGNLKVPSAAMLILLLTFDLTLMGKKLITDENFNPLKYLINKTWQFSYILFIILNFSWLIEGIRGGFSKVASLATGLTISSIYLKNPSGVVDIGAKVGWGIIRKGVSANPLTWGYFFIALLVIIGFCMIAFSIVMAWIEYYFLIGISIIFIPCGILETTEGYYKNVFKTIIGCNIKLFVIEFWLYLAQPMLKELKITDEILNGKNITHVTMTVVILGLILLSLPRLAASMLTGSPSMSAGAAMGSAIGGLTTATKMLTNTMQTAGGVAQTGGTGAKETAQGTLQGAKTGGNIGARLGSVLGPVGSALGGTIGTAAGATVGGAYSGAKFAAKTTGNAVKKAFGIKSNSSGATKEETVKNNVSTAKGSVKETPIESNSGVAATTGETRNNISSGKEAEQGGTATVSSVDTGAERTEISNISESDPGTNITKSSDTISTGETRNNVSSTSNDEKKSSGSQNITSGSNTTVEAKTTTGEVRPETVEKKQSIGEIKEPKYNFYDTGGTTKINGVEINEKKKK from the coding sequence ATGACTTTAAATCCAATAAATAGTTATTATTTAACAGATATTTTGAGAAATTTTTTAAAATATATAGTTGTGATTCCAGGAAATTTAAAAGTACCATCTGCAGCTATGTTGATATTATTATTAACATTTGATTTAACTTTAATGGGTAAAAAATTAATAACAGATGAAAATTTTAATCCACTGAAATATTTGATTAATAAAACTTGGCAATTTAGTTATATTCTTTTTATAATTTTAAATTTTTCTTGGCTTATTGAAGGAATAAGAGGAGGATTTTCTAAAGTAGCTTCTTTAGCAACAGGTTTAACAATAAGTTCTATTTATTTAAAAAATCCTAGTGGAGTAGTAGATATTGGAGCAAAAGTAGGCTGGGGAATAATAAGAAAAGGAGTATCTGCTAATCCTTTAACTTGGGGATATTTTTTTATAGCTTTATTAGTAATAATTGGTTTTTGTATGATAGCTTTTAGCATAGTCATGGCTTGGATAGAGTATTATTTTTTAATAGGAATATCAATAATCTTTATTCCATGCGGAATTTTAGAAACAACAGAGGGATATTATAAAAATGTTTTTAAAACAATAATAGGTTGTAATATAAAACTTTTTGTTATAGAATTTTGGCTTTATTTAGCTCAACCAATGCTTAAAGAGTTAAAAATAACAGATGAAATATTAAATGGGAAAAATATAACTCATGTGACTATGACAGTAGTTATTTTAGGACTGATATTGCTTAGTTTGCCAAGATTAGCTGCTTCGATGTTGACAGGTAGTCCAAGTATGTCTGCAGGTGCAGCTATGGGAAGTGCAATAGGAGGACTTACAACAGCAACAAAAATGTTGACTAATACAATGCAAACAGCAGGTGGAGTAGCTCAAACTGGTGGAACAGGAGCAAAAGAAACAGCACAAGGAACATTACAGGGGGCTAAGACAGGAGGAAATATAGGGGCAAGATTAGGAAGCGTATTAGGACCAGTAGGTTCTGCTTTAGGAGGCACAATAGGAACAGCAGCTGGGGCAACTGTAGGAGGTGCATATAGCGGAGCTAAATTTGCTGCTAAAACTACAGGAAATGCAGTAAAAAAAGCATTTGGTATAAAAAGTAATAGTAGTGGAGCAACTAAAGAGGAAACTGTAAAAAATAATGTTAGTACAGCTAAAGGTTCAGTAAAAGAAACACCAATAGAAAGTAATAGTGGAGTAGCAGCAACTACAGGAGAAACAAGAAATAATATTTCTAGTGGAAAAGAAGCAGAACAAGGAGGAACAGCTACTGTTTCATCAGTAGATACAGGAGCAGAAAGAACAGAAATATCAAATATTTCTGAAAGTGATCCAGGAACAAATATAACTAAAAGTAGTGACACAATATCTACAGGAGAAACAAGAAATAATGTTTCTAGTACTTCAAATGATGAGAAGAAATCATCAGGAAGTCAAAATATCACATCAGGTTCTAATACAACTGTAGAAGCGAAAACAACTACAGGAGAAGTAAGACCAGAGACAGTGGAAAAGAAACAGAGTATAGGGGAAATTAAAGAACCAAAATATAATTTTTATGACACAGGAGGAACAACTAAAATAAATGGGGTAGAGATAAATGAGAAAAAGAAAAAATAG
- the traF gene encoding conjugal transfer protein TraF: protein MRKRKNRDYKGIFILVAFLIFMGILKKEGKNYTINKTRSLPRGIYKLYPPVDLHKGDIIVFEIPKSAELMFKRGYVSNIDSLMKKLAALPGDHIEIINQELYINGNNWGKIYEKDKLYRPLPSLKEKDLIPGEKEVLALSDINNSFDGRYFGPIEIKSIKYKAKPVFILKEK from the coding sequence ATGAGAAAAAGAAAAAATAGAGATTATAAAGGAATTTTTATCCTGGTAGCATTTTTAATATTTATGGGAATACTAAAAAAAGAAGGTAAAAATTATACAATCAATAAAACTAGAAGTCTACCAAGAGGGATATACAAGCTATATCCCCCTGTAGATTTACATAAGGGAGATATAATAGTATTTGAAATCCCTAAAAGTGCTGAACTCATGTTTAAAAGAGGGTATGTTAGTAATATAGATTCTCTTATGAAAAAATTGGCAGCACTTCCAGGAGATCATATAGAAATTATAAATCAAGAACTTTATATAAATGGGAATAATTGGGGAAAAATATATGAAAAAGATAAATTGTACAGACCACTTCCTAGTCTGAAGGAAAAAGATTTAATACCAGGAGAAAAAGAAGTATTGGCATTGTCTGATATTAATAATTCTTTTGATGGGAGATATTTCGGACCAATAGAAATAAAAAGTATAAAATATAAGGCAAAACCAGTATTTATACTTAAAGAAAAATAA
- a CDS encoding plasmid replication initiation protein: MSKNLMLKYHNDLNKLKLGLFTPKEANIFFTLIFKANDIKDENIVMTFKELRELSNGDKNNDRFLDSILSLNSKLKSMNQTMEIEPGVFLTFSLFGNIKTDTNKKFIEVPIDERFRYLIVDLLKNFSLYDFKLITTLKGNYLKTLYRLLRQWDTVKEKTFEIEEFRDILEIPETYQMFNIDQKVIKPAIKELKKYFLNLKVEKIKAGVKVTALKFTWEGKKEVIEAEEVEIKISEKLSKAIEKAKKNRFIANLFTDENIEKLLNKFEENTLIKGLNACYKDIQKDVKSLNYLIKAIETAAGKKTKKIVVEKEVDQKKTKAILKERIPTIKKEKVLESEFAEIYKHYLMINDIEDNMFTKKAFAMNYEIVDEIILPDELKKIVRKYSIDNEQVLQSMGAGNSREEAIRGIESNIMENSKMPEELQKEYEEFLAWKKWNEERANKK, from the coding sequence ATGAGTAAAAATTTAATGCTAAAGTATCATAATGACTTAAATAAGTTAAAACTGGGTTTATTTACACCTAAAGAAGCTAATATATTCTTTACTTTAATTTTCAAAGCGAATGATATCAAAGATGAAAATATTGTAATGACTTTTAAAGAATTAAGAGAACTTTCAAATGGAGATAAAAATAATGACCGATTTTTAGATAGCATTTTGTCTTTAAATTCCAAATTAAAGTCAATGAACCAGACAATGGAGATTGAACCTGGTGTATTTTTGACATTTTCACTTTTTGGGAACATAAAGACAGATACAAATAAAAAATTTATAGAAGTTCCGATAGATGAAAGATTTCGTTACTTAATAGTTGATTTATTAAAGAACTTTTCATTGTATGACTTTAAGCTGATAACAACCCTTAAAGGGAACTATTTAAAAACTCTTTACAGACTGTTAAGACAATGGGATACCGTCAAAGAAAAAACTTTTGAAATTGAAGAATTTAGAGATATATTAGAAATACCAGAAACTTATCAAATGTTTAATATAGACCAAAAAGTGATTAAACCTGCAATTAAGGAATTAAAAAAATATTTTTTAAACTTAAAAGTAGAAAAAATAAAAGCAGGAGTAAAAGTTACTGCTTTAAAATTTACTTGGGAAGGAAAAAAAGAGGTAATAGAAGCAGAAGAGGTAGAAATTAAAATATCTGAAAAATTGTCAAAAGCAATAGAAAAAGCTAAAAAGAATAGATTCATAGCAAATCTTTTTACAGATGAAAATATAGAAAAACTTCTTAATAAATTTGAAGAAAATACACTTATAAAAGGTTTAAATGCTTGTTATAAGGATATACAGAAAGATGTAAAATCTTTAAATTACCTTATAAAAGCAATAGAAACAGCAGCAGGAAAGAAAACTAAAAAAATTGTGGTAGAAAAAGAAGTGGATCAGAAAAAAACTAAGGCAATTTTGAAAGAGAGAATTCCTACAATAAAAAAAGAGAAAGTTTTAGAAAGTGAATTTGCAGAAATATATAAGCATTATTTAATGATAAATGACATAGAAGATAATATGTTTACTAAAAAGGCTTTTGCTATGAACTATGAAATAGTAGATGAAATTATTTTACCAGATGAATTAAAAAAAATAGTGAGAAAATATTCTATTGATAATGAGCAAGTATTACAATCTATGGGAGCTGGTAATAGTAGAGAAGAAGCAATTAGAGGAATAGAGAGTAATATTATGGAAAATAGTAAAATGCCTGAAGAACTTCAAAAAGAGTATGAAGAGTTCCTAGCATGGAAAAAATGGAATGAGGAAAGAGCAAATAAAAAATAA
- a CDS encoding putative DNA-binding protein gives MTKKEFVDLYFAKGEFETKTDAERKAAAFLNAIEEGLLKGEKITFLGFGKFEVVERAARTCRNPQTGKEMKVEAKKAVKFKPGKALSEKIK, from the coding sequence GTGACTAAAAAAGAATTTGTTGATTTGTATTTTGCAAAAGGAGAATTTGAAACTAAAACAGACGCTGAAAGAAAAGCTGCAGCTTTCTTAAATGCCATTGAAGAAGGATTACTAAAAGGAGAAAAAATTACTTTTCTTGGATTTGGAAAGTTTGAAGTTGTAGAAAGAGCTGCTAGAACTTGCAGAAATCCACAAACTGGTAAAGAAATGAAAGTAGAAGCTAAAAAAGCTGTTAAATTTAAACCTGGTAAAGCTCTTTCAGAAAAAATTAAATAA